The Prochlorococcus sp. MIT 0603 DNA window ATAAAGACAATGCATGGAGCATTCTTTTTGGCTTGTTCAAAAAGATCTCTTACACGACTTGCTCCTACACCAACGAACATTTCTACAAATTCTGAACCTGATATTGAGAAGAATGGTACTGCAGCTTCTCCAGCAACAGCTTTAGCTAAAAGAGTTTTGCCTGTTCCAGGAGGACCAACAAGAAGAACCCCTTTGGGGATCTTTGCTCCAACGGCAGTAAATCGATCAGGATTCTTTAAGAAATCTACAACTTCTGAAAGTTCTAGTTTTGCACCTTCAATGCCAGCCACATCTCCAAATGTAACTTGAGTAGAAGGCTCCATTTGTAAGCGAGCTTTGCTTTTTCCAAAACTCATTGCTGGATTTCCGCCGCCCCCGCCGCCCTGAGAACGTCTGAATAGAAAAAATAATCCTCCTAAAAGAAGTACTGGAAAGATTAAACTGCTCGCTGCTTGCTGCCAGGGATTTGCTTGTTGTGTTGGTTGAACTGCAATATCCACATCGTTTTCAGTAAGCAGTTGCAAGAGATCATTGTCAGGAGCAAGATTTACTTTTGCTCGAGTACCATCATTTTCAATTATCTGTGCTGTCCCATTATCAGGAGAGATGAAGACCCTGCTAATTTGTTTCTCTTGAACAGCCTCAATGAAATCACTATATCTAAGTGTTCTCGATTCTTGAGGTTGATTGGGTCTGTCTAAAAAGGCAGTCCCAACAAATATTATTACTACAACCATAAGGAAGTAGATAGCTATGTTTCGCCAGCGTTTGTTCAAAGGTCTTAATCGTGATACAACAATTTTAATAGAATTATGCGTTATCTGTTAGCCACCACGTAGTACTTCCACCACACTACGAAATGCAAACCATTCTGGGATCTCTTCTCCATTGCGAAGCATTTCTCTGAATTGAGTACCACTTAATTTTTTAATGCTTAAACCACAACTCTTAGCATGATCAGCAGTGACATAGCCTTCTTCTTTCGTATAAACAAGATTTAAAGAAGCCACAGTTTGCATTCCTAGCTCTGGAGCACATTCTTTTGCAAAGTTCTGAGCGTCATAAGGGCCATAAAAGTCTTCTCCTGTTAATTGAGATTTGCAACCTGCCATATCACGACCAATTATGAAGTGTGAACACCCATAGTTTTTGCGGATGATCATATGCTGCAGCGCTTCTCTAGGACCAGCCATATGCATTGAGTAGGGTAGATATGCCCATCTGATATTTGGATTTTTCACTTCAGCAGCAAGACGCTCATAAGTTTTAAAACGAACTTCTCCAGGAATATCGTCTTGTTGGGTGGGTCCACATGTTGGATGAACTAAAACGACGGCACCCTTGCTTACATTTTTCGCATCGAGAGCTTTGGTGAATAGTTCGTAATGAGCACGATGTATAGGATTTCTGCATTGAAATGCAACCACATCTTGATTGATGGGGAGTTCCTCTCTAACTTCTAATGGTGTTTTGCAAGGGAAAACTCTATGGGGAAGTTTTAATCCTTCGAGTTTTCCACCTAGGTAGAATTGTTTCCGTTCCATTGCAATCATTCTGACAGCAGGGTGCTCTAACGATGTAGTTCCATAGCACTGCTTCGCTTCAAGAACCTTGTCTGGTATCCATTTATCTGAAATTGTTAATATCGCTAGATCTTGATTTTGATAACGCAGAAGGACTCTGTCTCCAATGTTCAGATCATCACGGTCGGTATCCATAACAATTGGTAGACCAAATAAGTACCCCGATGTTGTTCTATTCGTATTTACGACAGATTGATAATCTGCCTGATTCATAAATCCTTGCAGAGGAGAGAAGCCACCAATTAAAAGCAGCTCAATATCACAAGCATTACGATCTGAGCAATCTAATGTTGTGAAAACAGCTGCTTTACTTTCTTCTCGAGATTCTTCTGGAAGCATTAAATTTTCTAGCTTCCCACCATATGGTTCTATAACTTCAGATCTAGGATTAGATAATGATTGGTTGGATGTCATTACTGATTTATTGGCCCCCGGAGATTCTCCCAGATAGGGTGAAAAAAAACTAGTGTGATATCACAAAAAAAAGGGAGTTGCCTCCCTTCTTTTTGTTTGCCTTACGGTTTTGATTAAAACGAAGTGCTTAACTTTTAGGCTTTGCGACCATATAGTTCGCCAACGATTTTAACGTCAACGGGGTCTTTAGATCCAAGATCATTATCTGAAGGTTGGATGGCTACAAAAGATCCTGCAAATTCTTGAGTATCAGAATCAACACTATCAATTGAAAGGGTGATTACCCCTTTGCCATCTAGGTCTCTTTTGATGTTTTCTTTTGCAAGATCCTCGTCATCACCACCTAAGGCAACTAGGCCTTGAGCGTATTCAACACCTGTATCCTTAGCCCGGCTTTTTGGATCTAAGAAGTCACCTGTGCGATAGCTAGGTGTATAAGTGGTTCCTGATGCTTCAGCACCTGGCGATATTGATTTTCCTTTAAAATCAACTGCCATTGATTTAGCAGAGAAGACAAAGGGAAATTCCTCTCCAGTTGGAGAAAGAACAGTGATTAATTGGAAGTCAATTCCACCTTGCTCTTTGAAGGTGCTTCCAGAAACATCACCATAGACTTGTTCAACGGTTGTGTTGTTTCTTGGGCTAATAATTTTTGCTGGTACAAACTCAGCTTTTGCTCTTTTTGATTTAGCAACCTTTACATACACCTCACTGGGGTGCATGCAGATGTCAGTAAGACCTCCATCAATACTGAGTGATCCCTGAGATCCAGCAGATATTGTTGGGCAATCATTTGCTTTGCCGGTATTAACAACATCGGCAAATCTTGCATTACCTCTTTCTCCAGAGGCAGAGACACTAAGTGGGGCAGCTATAAAGGCGAGACAGAAAGCAAGCACCAGGGCTAGCAAAGGACGAAATCTCATGGATGTGAAGCCAAAAGGCCAAATGAACGCGGTATAAAAACCGCCCTATTACTCAGTTCGGAGCTTACAGGGGGAAATGCGCCTTATGTATAGCCTTTACCAGCTCTAAACAACTCGTAGCTTAATTATGGCGTTGAAAAACGGCCAATTTCGCTAGGATTCATTCTGGCACAGCCATTTTCACTGTTTTAAGCGTTGTTAACGAAATCTTGGGTCTGTTGTTATTTTATTTTGATTTGGTCAATAAAATTAGTTTTTAGCACATCTAATAAATGATGAGCCAGCGATAATTTGCAATCGACCGGAATTTTTTCTACATGTTGTTCTGGCCCTATAAGCCAACCTCCATTGAATTCGGATCCAAATCCTTGATTCAATCTGTCAATAGGGTTTGCCATTAAGAGATCACATCCTTTTTGGTCCTTTTTGGAAATACCCAGCCTTTTTATTTCTTCATCACTGCCAGTTAAGGCAGCAAAACCAAGGAAAATTTGATTCTCTTTTTTATTTGAAATTAAATTTTTTAATAAATCGGGAACGATTTCAAATCTATCTTTCAGTGTTTCCAAAAGGTCACGCTTGGAGACTTTAATATTTGCATGTGTATTTGTTTTAATATCTGCCACTGCTGCTGTCATAGCAATTACATCTGATTCTTTCTGAAGTTTTTCCATGGTTTTGTACATATCTTGAGCACTTCTAACTTGAAAACTATTCAAACCTTCTAATAGTGATGGTTTGATTTGCAGCTCACCATGGACTAAATGCACAGTTGCACCTCTGAATCTTGCGGCTTGAGCAAGAAGAATTCCCATTTTTCCACTACTTCTATTAGTTATATATCTTGCTGCATCAATGTCTTCAATTGTTTTCCCAGCAGATACCAGAAGGTTTATTCCTTCCCAGTCCTTCTCAAATTCCACTTTCTTTTCCATCTGAACCTTTGCACTCTCTATAGCTAATTGGATTATGTCTGGATTACTCATTCGACCTTCTCCGATTCGATCGCATGCCAAGAGACCTTCAGATGGAGACAATGCGGTTACATTTTTAAACTCTTTAAGGGCTATCCAGTTCTTTTTAACTGCTGGGTTGTCCCACATAGCAGTATTCATTGCTGCAACTGCAATTACTGGTTTCTCTGAAGCTAAAAGTACACTTGCTGCTAAACCTTCGCCAAGCCCATTTACCCATCTGGAAAGTGATGAAGCGCTTAATGGTGCTACAACAACTACATTTGCCCACTCTGATAGCTCTATATGCAGAGGCCTTATGGTTTTTGGGTCCCATTGATCTTGATCTTGATAGCAATAATTTCTACTAAGCGTTGACAAAGATAATGGACTCACTAATTCAGATGCGCTGCTAGTTATCACGCAGCGAACTTCAGCCCCAGCTTTTATTAATTGGCTAATTAAAAGGGGAGTCTTTACAGCAGCAATGCTCCCTGAAGCAATAACAAGGATTCTATGGTTTTTTAATTTTTGTTGCCCTTCAATCTTCATCAAATGGCTCCTGATCAATTAAATGGTGATAATCAAGAGTTAATTCTGGCCGATGTATAGCTAATGCTCGAAGAAGATGCCAGTCATTTAAGCTTTCAAATGGGCTGAGATAATCTTCTTCTTCGAGTCTTTCGGCAAGTTGAGCAGTTGATTTATCATCAAAAGTGAAGAGAAGTTCTTCTGTTATCTTTACATCTGAATCTGAACATCCATTTTCCTTGTTTTGATTGGTCATGGTTTTTTATTGTATATAGAATCAATTCCTTTTCAGTTGCTTTATTGACTTGAGATATCTTTTAAAATTTTGAGTGCTCATTTTAAAAATTCCTTGTTGATTTATTCTCACATAGTTAAGCCTAAGCCTTAAATGATAACTTTATGTGCAATTCCTTGGTTCTGCCTGCCAGAAGGTAATTAATGATGTAAAAGGAGTTATTAAGAATTTAGAGGTTTTCATGTCTCAGACTAAAAGAGAGCAGGTTGTTAGTCATCTTAGATACGTCAGACAAGAGCTTAGAGAGATGCATCAAGGAGTTTTGGATGATGGCTTATTGCCTGAACCAGGGGAAATTAGAGGTGTGATGGCACAAATGGAAGCTTTGTATGAATTGCTTGAGGGCAAATCAAAATCTAAAACTAAGATAGAGAGCGCTTAGATTCATTTGGAATTAAATGCTCTAATCAGATAATTATTAAAGATCTTTAGAATGAAGTATCACGAAACAGGGTTTAATCGTAATTTAATAAATATAATTCGACGCTTAGATTTATGGGCGGAGAATCCTTGGAGAAAGTATTCTTTTTTTATTATCATCTTTTTTTCGGCGTTCTTTCTAGGAAGCTCAATAGGAATGATTAATGGTGTACTTGCTCTAATGGATCCAATAGGAGCTTTTTTCACGGTTGTTATTATAGAAATATTAGTACGTTTTAGAAATATTAATAAAGAGAAACAATCAATTTCAATACCAATGATTGATAGCTTCAGAATGGGCTTTGTATATGGCTTGTTTATGGAAGGTTTGAAATTATTCTAAAAATCTGATTGATAGCTATTTAATTATTTGTTGCTGCAAGAAGATAAAGAAGAGCCATCCTTACAGGTATACCATTTGCGACTTGATTATCAACTAAGCATATCGAATTGTCATCAAGTAATTCACTGCTAATTTCAATACCTCTATTAACAGGTCCTGGATGTAAGACAGGGATAT harbors:
- a CDS encoding photosystem II manganese-stabilizing polypeptide, with the translated sequence MRFRPLLALVLAFCLAFIAAPLSVSASGERGNARFADVVNTGKANDCPTISAGSQGSLSIDGGLTDICMHPSEVYVKVAKSKRAKAEFVPAKIISPRNNTTVEQVYGDVSGSTFKEQGGIDFQLITVLSPTGEEFPFVFSAKSMAVDFKGKSISPGAEASGTTYTPSYRTGDFLDPKSRAKDTGVEYAQGLVALGGDDEDLAKENIKRDLDGKGVITLSIDSVDSDTQEFAGSFVAIQPSDNDLGSKDPVDVKIVGELYGRKA
- the coaBC gene encoding bifunctional phosphopantothenoylcysteine decarboxylase/phosphopantothenate--cysteine ligase CoaBC, whose amino-acid sequence is MKIEGQQKLKNHRILVIASGSIAAVKTPLLISQLIKAGAEVRCVITSSASELVSPLSLSTLSRNYCYQDQDQWDPKTIRPLHIELSEWANVVVVAPLSASSLSRWVNGLGEGLAASVLLASEKPVIAVAAMNTAMWDNPAVKKNWIALKEFKNVTALSPSEGLLACDRIGEGRMSNPDIIQLAIESAKVQMEKKVEFEKDWEGINLLVSAGKTIEDIDAARYITNRSSGKMGILLAQAARFRGATVHLVHGELQIKPSLLEGLNSFQVRSAQDMYKTMEKLQKESDVIAMTAAVADIKTNTHANIKVSKRDLLETLKDRFEIVPDLLKNLISNKKENQIFLGFAALTGSDEEIKRLGISKKDQKGCDLLMANPIDRLNQGFGSEFNGGWLIGPEQHVEKIPVDCKLSLAHHLLDVLKTNFIDQIKIK
- a CDS encoding DUF2555 domain-containing protein, with translation MTNQNKENGCSDSDVKITEELLFTFDDKSTAQLAERLEEEDYLSPFESLNDWHLLRALAIHRPELTLDYHHLIDQEPFDED
- the sat gene encoding sulfate adenylyltransferase; translation: MTSNQSLSNPRSEVIEPYGGKLENLMLPEESREESKAAVFTTLDCSDRNACDIELLLIGGFSPLQGFMNQADYQSVVNTNRTTSGYLFGLPIVMDTDRDDLNIGDRVLLRYQNQDLAILTISDKWIPDKVLEAKQCYGTTSLEHPAVRMIAMERKQFYLGGKLEGLKLPHRVFPCKTPLEVREELPINQDVVAFQCRNPIHRAHYELFTKALDAKNVSKGAVVLVHPTCGPTQQDDIPGEVRFKTYERLAAEVKNPNIRWAYLPYSMHMAGPREALQHMIIRKNYGCSHFIIGRDMAGCKSQLTGEDFYGPYDAQNFAKECAPELGMQTVASLNLVYTKEEGYVTADHAKSCGLSIKKLSGTQFREMLRNGEEIPEWFAFRSVVEVLRGG
- a CDS encoding DUF565 domain-containing protein; this encodes MKYHETGFNRNLINIIRRLDLWAENPWRKYSFFIIIFFSAFFLGSSIGMINGVLALMDPIGAFFTVVIIEILVRFRNINKEKQSISIPMIDSFRMGFVYGLFMEGLKLF